In Lottiidibacillus patelloidae, the genomic window TATATTTACATTTTATACTAAATGATATTGATAAATTTTTGCCTTTCTACTATTTTAACAAATCTTCAGAATAATTGTATAAAAAGTTTTAAATTTATTACATTTTTTTAAAATATTTTCTAATTTCAGAAATAAAATAAAGAGATCCAGTAACAATTAGCATTTCATCTTCACTAATCGATGCTATTCTTTTCTGCAAAGTTTCCTGATAATCCTCGTTATAGTCCTTACTATGAAAAACTGACGTTTCAAATAACTCTTTTGCAGAAGCTGCTCGATGAAAAGGAAAAATAGTAAAAGTAATATGATCAATTTCTGTGTACAAGTGACGCAACATTTCGTTAATTTCTTTATCTTTGTTTGCCGCAAAAACTGCGATTTTCTTTTTCGAAGGATAATGCTTTTTTAATGTAGTCGTTAAGCTTTTCATTCCTTCTTCATTATGTGCTCCGTCAATTATAACTAGTGGGTTAGTAGAAACTGTTTCAAACCTTCCAATCCAACTTGCTTCGAGCAGTCCTCTTTTGATATCTTCTTCTTCAATTAATAACGAATAATATACTCGCAAGTAGTTAATTGCCATAATTGCTAGTGATGCATTTCGGACCTGGTGTTCGCCTTTCATTGAAATTTTATATTCTTTTGCTGGAAATAACGAAGCTTTTAATGTGAAAGTTTCACCATCATTGCTAGAATTTTGATGTGTGCTGTTGAAGTCAATCCCGTACTTATAAACTTTTGCTTTCTTTTCCTTTGCTATACGAAGAAATACATCTAACACTTCTTCTTTCGTTTCCGTCGTAATAAGAGGTACCCCATTTTTAATAATTCCTGCTTTTTCTTTCGCAATATCTGTTAACTCATTTCCGAGAATATTCATATGGTCATAGCTAACATTTGTGATGAGCGAAAGCATCGGGTAAATGACATTAGTCGAATCAAGTCTACCTCCTAGCCCTGTTTCGAATAGGACAATATCAGGTTTACTTACATTTGCAAAGTAGAACATTGCCATGAATGTAATAATTTCAAACTCTGTTGGTGAACCTAGATCAGTCTCAACTTCAACTGAATCAACAATAGGTTTTA contains:
- a CDS encoding bifunctional folylpolyglutamate synthase/dihydrofolate synthase, which gives rise to MINTYEEAVEWIHSFMPFGIKPGLKRMEWMLNKVDNPHRRLKTIHVAGTNGKGSTVNYMRSILQTAGYEVATFTSPYIETFNERISINGEPIPNDELLQLVQDVKPIVDSVEVETDLGSPTEFEIITFMAMFYFANVSKPDIVLFETGLGGRLDSTNVIYPMLSLITNVSYDHMNILGNELTDIAKEKAGIIKNGVPLITTETKEEVLDVFLRIAKEKKAKVYKYGIDFNSTHQNSSNDGETFTLKASLFPAKEYKISMKGEHQVRNASLAIMAINYLRVYYSLLIEEEDIKRGLLEASWIGRFETVSTNPLVIIDGAHNEEGMKSLTTTLKKHYPSKKKIAVFAANKDKEINEMLRHLYTEIDHITFTIFPFHRAASAKELFETSVFHSKDYNEDYQETLQKRIASISEDEMLIVTGSLYFISEIRKYFKKM